The genomic DNA TGTTCCTCTCCATAGCTAGCAAGCACCTCGGCTTTTTTCAGGCCCTGGAGGGACCCATAATGTCTTTCATTCAAACGCCACGAAAGAAATACGGGAACCCACATCCGGTCCGTACGGTCCAGCACAATCCAGAGAGTTCGTATCGCCCGCTTTAATACGGAGCTAAAGGCCACTTCGGGGTAAAAACCTGCCTGCCGGAGAAGCTCCCCGGCTCGCTCGGCCTCCCTGTACCCTTCAGGCGATAGATCTACGTCGGTCCATCCGGTAAAACGTCCCTCTTGATTCCACAGGCTTTCCCCGTGACGCAAAAGAACCAGGATCACCTCTCTGGAACCTCCTTTTCCTTAGAAAACCCTCGCCAGGTCTCCTCTTCAACGTGAAGCACCTTGCATTCCGCCGGAAAACCACGTTCGCCCTAAGGAGGGACTAGCGTCTGCCTCTAGCGGCTCATCAAACTCTCCTTGTGGTTCTGCGTTCCTCGAACCCCAAAAGAATCTCTGGCACAATCCCAGCATCCGAAGCAACACTCTTGAGGCCCACTCCTCCATGGTTTTTTCTGCACTCTTTCCTTGGAATCCAAAACCTCCCTCATAGATTTTCTTTTGGGCGGACCAAAGGTTGGTCAAGTTCCCAAACATCCGGAGACCCCTTCGAGTTCTCCTCTTTTTTTCGAACAACAACCTTGCGCCACGCCAACCTAGCATCAAACCAAGCGGTACGCCCGAACCAAAGACGCCTCTTTCTTAGAACCACGGAGGAGTGAAGAGGCGCAAGCCCAAATCAATACTCGAAATGGAGACGCAGGGCAACAAGATGCACCGGTCCACGGTCCTGGTTGTAGCCAGGGTTGGCGATTCCCTGGTAATCCACCGCAAGCTTGAGAGGCCCTGCAATATGCGCTTGATAATAAATCTCGCCACCCCCTTCCGGCCCGTGGGTAAGCGCGCCATCTCCGATCATAAATGTCAGTCCACCAAGGGCTAAGTATTCGGCGTGAATCGACGAAAGGTCATCGACAAACCCTCCGATCCCCATGGTGTCCTGGGGTCTCCCCCAAGCGGAACCGTTGAGTGAGATCCCTCCGGCTAGGCTGCGATCTGCATCCGTAAACTGCATCACCTCAGTATCCCCCGTTCTCCAACCCAGACGCAAAAAAACCCCTAGCCAGTCCGTACACTCTTGATCGAAACTAAGCGCTACACCGTACTCGTAACGGTAGGCACGCGTGAGGACGAGATCAGGCGTTGTTCCAGTAGCCACCGCCTCAGCAATAGCCTCTGCGTACTTTCCTGCGTACGATCGTTCGACCCAGCCCAGGATTCGACAGGCTCCAGGATGCCCTGCCAGCTTCCAATCCCATTCCCATTCCACAGGAACTTGCCATGCACGAAAGATACTCCAATTCATGGCTAGCCCATTCGGTACTAAGGGAGTAATGAGATCCCCCACCCGGAATGCCCAAGTGCTATTGCGGATTTCCATAACGATCCCGTAGGTCGAACCAATTGAGTCGGCCGCATAATCGTAGGCTAGGGTGTTGACCAACGCCCAGTTCATGAACTGGTTGCGAGGATCATTCGCATAGCGATTTTGATCAAAAAAATATCCGGCCCAAAACCTTCCGACCGCAAACGTCACATTGGGTTGGGGAAGAGTTCCTCCGAGCTGCAAAAGACTGGGTGGAATTCGGGCTCTCGGATCTCCCAGAGGAATCACCTGCTGAAAGAAAACATTGGGGAACCAGATGTACCCTGGGCTTGACCCCACCTTATAGGCTTCCCCGCTGGGAAATGCGGCAACCCCCAGGGTAGTATTCACCCCAAACCCTTGGTAATATTCCACATCGGCGTAGAACGCCGCTCCTTCCCACAGCCGCACCCCCGCCAAAAGATCCAGATCCAAGGTTTCGCGGATTTGCCCGCCAGTCGACAAACTATTCGTCCGGGGGAAGGTATAAGCCGCTGGAAAGGGAGGATAACCCTGTGAAAGGAATGTCCCCTGGGTATGGAGGGCCCACGTTTGCGTTTTCTCCCCTTCTCCCTTCTGCGGAGGGTCTTCGCTGGGTCTTTCTTGAAGCAGGCTTGGGGAAGAAAGCGCTGAGCTCCAACCAGGCATTGAGACAGCTTCTGGCAAGCCGGTTTCTTCGTTGAAAACCCAATCGTCTTGCCCCCAAAGAGAAAACCGAGCCATGGGACAACAAAAAAGAAAAACCAAAACGATTCCCCCGTACGGTTTCATCCTATCCATAAGACATTCGCTCTCTCTAGATCCAAGGATAGCTCGCTTTACCTCCGTTGGGTTACCACGCCAGAAGCCCTGTTCGTGAGCTGGCACATCCGCCCGGAAAACCCCGAGAACCCGAGAAAGTCGTGGTTGGTTGCTTTTTCTCGCGCCCGATTCGCTCCCTGCAGGTTTTCGTGCAACAACCCTCGGTTGCTCATGGACCGGCGCCAAAGCATTTCTCTTTCTGGAGATTCCCTTTCAGGAAGGAAGATTGTGGCGCCATGAGTTTGCTATATCAATCATTGTTTTAACTGACAAATCAATAGGCCTTCCCCTCCCGTATTCTCTCCCTCGGGGAAAACAATCTCTTTTGCTCGATGTTCGTCCCGGAAGTACCTCGGACTGCCGATCCCAAAGGACGAGGTGGATAGACGCAAACGAGGTTAGTCCCGACTAGAGGGTCTTGGAAAACACAGGAAAAAATGCCTCACGACCGGATAACTTCCTGGTCCCGTTGGGTTTCTCTTCTTCCTCGCAACACCTGCCGCGTTCTTTTTTCCTGTCACCCACTTGCCCCGCGGCGCGACGAGCCCCAGAAAAGGAAGCATGGGTAGGTTTTTGGAAAAGCCATCCGGTCCAAAGAAGTCCTTCGGGTCTTTTCACGCCAAAAAATCCTGGGAGGCGGGGGTCGGATTCGAACCGACGAATAGGGGTTTTGCAGACCCCGGCCTTAGACCACTTGGCTACCCCGCCGGGCGTTTTGGACCCAGAAACACCTTCGCTTCCGTGTCAGAAAAGTACGCGCCTAGTCAGCCCCTGCAAATGCCAATTGAAAGTCTTCCAGATACCGTGCAAATTGGCTTTCTCCATAAAACACTCGCGCTTCCTCCAGCCAGTGCCGTACCTCCTCCGTTTTTCCCTCCCGTTTCGCTCGGGCTGCTTTGGCAAAGTAATAAGCTGGCTCCGTGGGATCAAAAGCATCCAATTTTGATCCGATTCGATCCACCCTCCCGCTGTTGCCCAATAAAAGCTCGCAATAGTAAACTTTAAGGAGAATAGCCGGGTCATCCCCTGCTCTCCGTAGGTATTCCTCATAGTGCAGGCGAGCCCGTTCCAGAGATCGCTTCCCCAAATAGGCGTCTCCGAGAAATCGATGGGTCATGGCAGAATCAGGATTTTCCTTAAGCGCCTTCTCTAGCCACTGCCGAGCTTCCTCATAGTTTTTGCTAGCCAGAGCCACTCTCCCGCACAACCCAAGCACGTACGCATCGGAAGGCCAGAGCTTTTTTGCCTTTTCCGCGTTCTCCTTGGCCAACTCTAGATCTTTGCGCCCAAGGGCAACCAAGATCGTCCGAATAAGATCCTCTCTCTCCGAGGCCTCGCGCGCGGGGTTGTGAGGGCTGCTGATGGGGGAATTCTTGGAAAACATGGGGCTTCCCCTTAAAAGAAGGAGGGACACAGGCGCTGCGAATATGACCGCCCAGAACCAACGACGATTTACTCCCAACATTCCTGCGCCCGTCCTCCCATGCCCTTTCTTTTGTATTCGGTTAGGTCCAGCACCATTGAACAAAGGTTCTGTTCGATAGCAAGCGACTCACCGGAAGCAAAGGATCCCCCGCAGCCAATCGATCCAGTGTTTTCCTTTTTCCTTGTCCCCGGACAAGAAGCCACAGGCAGCGTGCATGAACTAAAACGGGTAACGTAACCGTGACCCGAAGGAGACCGTCGGGAGCTCTTCTCGCGACCCCTGTGTACTGGCGTACCTCTTCGAGCAAGGGATCTCCGGGAAAAAGAGAGGCCACATGCCCATCGACACCCATGCCTAAAAGGACCTGATCGAAAACTGGTGGCTCCCCTGCTAGCCCCACAAGCTCTGCGGCGTAGCGCTGGCTAGCTTCTATCGGATCGCAAGCCAAGTGCCAGGAATGAAACATGGATAAAAAACGCTTCTCTTGCCCGAGCGTTCGCCGAACCACTC from Candidatus Methylacidithermus pantelleriae includes the following:
- a CDS encoding carbohydrate porin, producing MDRMKPYGGIVLVFLFCCPMARFSLWGQDDWVFNEETGLPEAVSMPGWSSALSSPSLLQERPSEDPPQKGEGEKTQTWALHTQGTFLSQGYPPFPAAYTFPRTNSLSTGGQIRETLDLDLLAGVRLWEGAAFYADVEYYQGFGVNTTLGVAAFPSGEAYKVGSSPGYIWFPNVFFQQVIPLGDPRARIPPSLLQLGGTLPQPNVTFAVGRFWAGYFFDQNRYANDPRNQFMNWALVNTLAYDYAADSIGSTYGIVMEIRNSTWAFRVGDLITPLVPNGLAMNWSIFRAWQVPVEWEWDWKLAGHPGACRILGWVERSYAGKYAEAIAEAVATGTTPDLVLTRAYRYEYGVALSFDQECTDWLGVFLRLGWRTGDTEVMQFTDADRSLAGGISLNGSAWGRPQDTMGIGGFVDDLSSIHAEYLALGGLTFMIGDGALTHGPEGGGEIYYQAHIAGPLKLAVDYQGIANPGYNQDRGPVHLVALRLHFEY
- a CDS encoding tetratricopeptide repeat protein; this translates as MFSKNSPISSPHNPAREASEREDLIRTILVALGRKDLELAKENAEKAKKLWPSDAYVLGLCGRVALASKNYEEARQWLEKALKENPDSAMTHRFLGDAYLGKRSLERARLHYEEYLRRAGDDPAILLKVYYCELLLGNSGRVDRIGSKLDAFDPTEPAYYFAKAARAKREGKTEEVRHWLEEARVFYGESQFARYLEDFQLAFAGAD
- the pgl gene encoding 6-phosphogluconolactonase codes for the protein MGSCIHWRLYPGLEAWVEGLGQEFAFRVREVVRLQGRCLVLLAGGQTPVPLYERLVGCPDLPWENIHWWLGDERWVDLSDERSNERVVRRTLGQEKRFLSMFHSWHLACDPIEASQRYAAELVGLAGEPPVFDQVLLGMGVDGHVASLFPGDPLLEEVRQYTGVARRAPDGLLRVTVTLPVLVHARCLWLLVRGQGKRKTLDRLAAGDPLLPVSRLLSNRTFVQWCWT